The DNA window ATGCCGATTTCGCCAATGGCGCTTATGATATTCATTGGCTGGAGAAATTCATAGCAGAAGCCTAGGCTTCGGGGGGCATGGGTTGAGCCGATGATTGAATTGTCGCCAGAACTGATTCTCCGGGCCTATGCGTGTGGCGTATTTCCCATGGCGGAACGCCAGGACGATCCTTCCGTGTTTTGGGTGGACCCGGATTGGCGCGGCGTCATTCCGTTAGACGAATTTCATTTGCCGCGCCGCCTCGGCCGCACGGTGCGCTCGGGAAAATTCCAAATAACCGTGGATCAGGCGTTCGACCAAGTCATCCGTACATGCGCGGAGCGTACCGCACAGCGTATGGAATCATGGATCAATGGTGATATCGTTAAGGTCTATGGCGAGTTGCACCGCCTCGGCAACGCCCACAGCGTCGAATGCTGGAGCGGTACTGAATTGGTCGGCGGACTTTACGGCGTGTCGCTTGGCGCCGCCTTTTTTGGCGAAAGCATGTTTAGCCGCAAAACTGATGCAAGCAAGGTCGCTTTGGTGCATCTGGTTGAGCGCTTGCGCGCCGGTGGCTACACGCTATTGGATACCCAGTTTGTGACTGCGCATTTGACCGGTTTCGGCGCTGTCGAGTTGCCGCGCGGAACATATCTTGAGCAATTACGGGCGGCACTAGAGCGCCAGGCGACCTTTTATCCGTTTGATTCGGAATTCACTTCCAACATGGCGCAATCGAGCACCCAGACGTCATAGACCGGATGTTGCAGCGCCGATAGGCCAGGGGTCGAAGCGAACATCCAGCCACTGAACAGCAATTCCACCGACGTTCCCTGTCGTTTCTCGCGAATTTCGAGAAAGGCCGCGCTTTCGGGAGGTTCCTCGGGCGGTTTTTTGTGACAGGCCCGGGCAGTGATTTCGAGCGTGCCGAAGACAACGGGAGTGTCTAATTCGGCAGTGAATTTCGATATCCGCGCGGTTACTTTGTCGAGACCCTGGAGCACTACGGCTGAGCGTTCCGCTGCTTGCAGGTTGAACGGCAACAACAGGAGCAAAGCCGCGATTGTCGCGATAGAGAGAGCCGCTGCATGACGATATTTACCGCGGTGCCAGCTCCCCGAGGCGCGGCTAATTATCCGCACCGAACGAAAGTTCGTATCGATCTACGGCAGCGACGCTGGTGCGCGAATAAGCGAAGGCAACGAACGCGCCGGCGACCACCAACACAAGCGCGCCCAAGAATGTTCCTAAGATGCTTCTCGACATGAAACTCTTTTCCGCTCAATCCAACGTAATGCCGATATTGCAGGGAGCATTGTCCCTATCGCGACGATTGACAAGTCCCGCAAAAGGGATGCGCCGGGTGATCGCCGCGCGGGTTATGCCGACGCTGCGGCGGTCGCGCCACCCGCGACCAATGGCGGCCTTTTATCTGCCCAAGGATGTGCCTCTTCGAACGCCGCAGCGGCGCGGAAAATATCTATTTCCGAATTGATTCGCCCGACCATCTGCAATCCGACCGGTAGGCCAGAATCGGTAAAACCAGCCGGAATGGAAGCCGCCGGCTGTCCGGTCGTATTGAACGGGTAGGTGTAATAGACCCAGGAAACCGGATCGCGGTCCTCCCATCCGGGCGGCATGTCGAACCCGGTATCGAAAGCGGCAACTGGGAGCACCGGCGACAGCAGCAAATCGTAGTTGTCAAAGAATTCACGGACGGTTTCGCGAAATGCATAGCGCGCGAACAGCTTGATGAAATAATCTTCGATCGATTGGTCAAGCACA is part of the Pseudomonadota bacterium genome and encodes:
- the aat gene encoding leucyl/phenylalanyl-tRNA--protein transferase produces the protein MIELSPELILRAYACGVFPMAERQDDPSVFWVDPDWRGVIPLDEFHLPRRLGRTVRSGKFQITVDQAFDQVIRTCAERTAQRMESWINGDIVKVYGELHRLGNAHSVECWSGTELVGGLYGVSLGAAFFGESMFSRKTDASKVALVHLVERLRAGGYTLLDTQFVTAHLTGFGAVELPRGTYLEQLRAALERQATFYPFDSEFTSNMAQSSTQTS
- a CDS encoding DUF2155 domain-containing protein; translation: MRIISRASGSWHRGKYRHAAALSIATIAALLLLLPFNLQAAERSAVVLQGLDKVTARISKFTAELDTPVVFGTLEITARACHKKPPEEPPESAAFLEIREKRQGTSVELLFSGWMFASTPGLSALQHPVYDVWVLDCAMLEVNSESNG